A part of Micromonospora chersina genomic DNA contains:
- a CDS encoding potassium transporter Kup, producing the protein MTERANNEQPAVGGEGPTEDGGTASQASLAGRPAAGLGLLLGALGVVYGDIGTSPLYALKTVFTLDRGLVPDRPDVFGVISLVFWSIILIVSVKYVIFILRADNEGEGGVMALAALARRSLLKANAKRAATVLALGALGAALFYGDSVITPAISVLSAVEGLEVVSPRWAVVVLPVSAVILTLLFTIQRWGTGRVGSVFGPIMLLWFACLGVAGAAEVLRHPGILAALSPTYAAAFFVDHPVIAFVAMGAVVLVITGAEALYADMGHFGRAPIRRAWFVIVFPALTLNYLGQGALILRAPKSRDNPFFLLLPAWAQLPMVVLATVATVIASQAVISGAFSVSREAMRLGFLPHLRIRQTSRREYGQIYAPGVNWGLFAAVLVVTFAFGSSTNLAAAYGVAVTGTFLITTTLFLIVARVLWRWATWQVAVFAVVAGSIELTFFTANLAKVTHGGWLTLLIAVIVFTVLLTWRRGAELVTARRIEREGPLSDFIDTLHATNIPWVPGTAVFPHPNKETTPLALRANVAYNHVRHQKIVIITGRTANIPHIPWDQRLTIDDLGDPNDGVIHISAVFGFQDPTDFPEVVRRAGAHPLAKELDLDQVFYFVSRITLRCTRRPGMATWRKRLFIGLAHNAASHSEFLHLPEERTIVLSAEVPV; encoded by the coding sequence GTGACGGAGCGAGCGAACAACGAACAACCTGCGGTGGGCGGCGAGGGGCCCACCGAGGATGGCGGGACAGCCTCTCAGGCATCGCTCGCCGGTCGCCCGGCGGCGGGACTGGGGTTGCTTCTGGGCGCGTTGGGGGTGGTGTACGGCGATATCGGCACCAGCCCTCTCTACGCGCTGAAGACGGTCTTCACTCTCGACCGTGGCCTGGTGCCGGACAGGCCCGACGTGTTCGGCGTGATCTCGCTGGTGTTCTGGTCGATCATCCTGATCGTGTCGGTCAAGTACGTCATCTTCATCCTTCGGGCCGACAACGAAGGCGAGGGCGGGGTGATGGCCTTGGCCGCCCTCGCTCGAAGATCGCTGCTCAAGGCCAACGCAAAGCGGGCCGCAACGGTGTTGGCGTTGGGGGCGCTGGGCGCTGCCCTGTTCTACGGCGACAGCGTCATCACCCCGGCGATCTCGGTGTTGTCCGCGGTGGAAGGACTGGAGGTCGTCTCTCCGCGGTGGGCGGTGGTGGTGCTGCCGGTGTCGGCGGTGATCCTCACCCTGCTGTTCACCATCCAGCGATGGGGCACGGGACGGGTCGGGTCCGTGTTCGGGCCGATCATGCTGCTCTGGTTCGCCTGTCTGGGTGTCGCCGGCGCGGCCGAGGTGCTGCGCCACCCGGGCATCCTGGCCGCACTGTCGCCGACCTACGCCGCCGCGTTCTTCGTGGACCATCCGGTTATCGCATTCGTCGCGATGGGCGCCGTGGTGCTGGTGATCACTGGCGCCGAAGCGCTCTACGCGGACATGGGTCACTTCGGCCGCGCCCCGATCCGCCGGGCCTGGTTCGTGATCGTGTTTCCCGCGTTGACACTCAACTACCTCGGCCAGGGCGCGTTGATCCTGCGGGCGCCGAAAAGCCGGGACAACCCGTTCTTCCTGCTGCTGCCCGCCTGGGCGCAACTCCCGATGGTCGTCCTGGCCACCGTGGCCACCGTGATCGCGTCCCAGGCGGTGATCTCCGGAGCGTTCTCGGTGTCCCGAGAGGCCATGCGGCTGGGCTTCCTGCCGCACCTGCGCATCCGGCAGACCTCCCGCCGGGAGTACGGGCAGATCTACGCGCCGGGAGTGAACTGGGGTCTGTTCGCGGCGGTCCTGGTGGTCACGTTCGCGTTTGGCTCATCCACGAACCTTGCCGCCGCGTACGGGGTGGCGGTCACCGGCACCTTTCTGATCACCACGACGCTGTTCCTCATTGTCGCGCGGGTGCTGTGGCGCTGGGCCACGTGGCAGGTCGCGGTGTTCGCCGTCGTCGCCGGCAGCATCGAGCTGACCTTCTTCACCGCGAACCTGGCCAAGGTCACCCACGGTGGCTGGCTGACGTTGCTCATCGCGGTCATCGTCTTCACAGTCCTGCTGACGTGGCGGCGTGGCGCCGAACTGGTCACCGCCCGGCGGATCGAACGGGAAGGGCCGCTTTCCGACTTCATCGACACCCTGCACGCCACGAACATCCCCTGGGTACCGGGCACCGCCGTGTTCCCCCACCCGAACAAGGAGACGACGCCCCTGGCGCTGCGCGCGAACGTCGCGTACAACCACGTCCGACACCAGAAAATTGTGATCATTACAGGTCGCACCGCGAACATCCCACATATTCCGTGGGATCAGCGCCTGACCATCGACGATCTCGGCGATCCGAATGACGGCGTCATCCACATCTCCGCGGTCTTCGGCTTCCAGGACCCAACCGACTTCCCCGAGGTGGTGCGCCGAGCCGGCGCCCATCCCCTCGCCAAAGAACTCGACCTCGACCAGGTCTTCTACTTCGTCTCGAGGATCACACTCCGTTGCACCCGTAGGCCCGGCATGGCCACCTGGCGTAAGCGCCTGTTCATCGGCCTCGCCCACAACGCCGCCAGTCACTCCGAGTTCCTTCACCTGCCTGAGGAACGCACGATCGTCCTCAGCGCCGAAGTCCCCGTCTGA
- a CDS encoding tetratricopeptide repeat protein has product MQQQGIVARRTGRYPQARQHLGRALQLADQTGDRRTRGSTLYNLGIVHRRLGECRRASPPRVRRNARKRSACSPGRASR; this is encoded by the coding sequence ATGCAGCAGCAGGGAATCGTCGCCCGGCGGACGGGCCGGTACCCGCAGGCGCGCCAGCACCTCGGGCGGGCGCTGCAGCTCGCCGATCAGACGGGAGACCGCAGGACACGCGGTAGCACGCTGTACAACCTGGGCATCGTCCACCGCCGGCTCGGCGAATGTCGGCGGGCATCTCCCCCGCGGGTGAGACGGAACGCGCGGAAGCGGTCGGCCTGTTCGCCGGGACGGGCATCCCGTTGA